The sequence below is a genomic window from Bombus fervidus isolate BK054 chromosome 2, iyBomFerv1, whole genome shotgun sequence.
TATCGTATTATGAAAGTATAGTACAGCTTATAAACTCATGAAATTGAAGAAAGTTTGGAAAACTCATTAATAGTTGAAAGAACTTGATTTGTAACTTTGGTAAACAGAATATGTAACAGTAGTTATTccttgaattattaaatataaataaataaaatttatattaaaaatatgcatattttttatatttatactaacaaacatatgtatatataataaatccaatgtttcaataataaatattataatattaagatgtaaatgtatataacaatcaatatatgtatcatgtagaatttcatgtttattaaaatttttttaaattcctcttaatacataaaaatttaaagcgagctaaatttttcttaaaggTAAAACTTATTCAATTTGTATGTATAACTAAGAGGTAATACTATTATTACACAGTGAATAtacagaaattaaattatataaaatataaacacaCATCAGATAATCTTGAAGTCATTATGAATAGAAATTGTTTATTGTTACTACAATGTAACTATTATTAAATGTACTGTGTTGTATCATAGTTATCaaaaactatttttcttttaagaatTTTGTGCACTTTAGAATTGTAGATGTCTCATCAAAGATACTACTTCTTATGtgctcttttattttgttttatgtttaaatattctgtatatCTCATTTGTTAAAATCACATTGATTGAATAAAGTTGTACATATAATTTGCTCATTAGTATTATTGTGATTTGTATAGATTATAAAATGTTGACATAAGtaagtttctttatttatcaaaCATTGTTAAATTCAACATGTCAAAACATAATggatgattaaaaaaaaagagatttgTAAAATGTTTTCAATAGATAAATTatgttgaatatttaaaaaaaaatattgatttctaTTGACCTTAGTTTGTACTATAGTACTATTTTCGAcagtatattattttcattaaatcttTTAGTtaaaaaactaaataaatttatatctctgtgatattatttattctgaaaaaaatgtaacggtaaataatttaaagaagtCTGATATTGTATACAGAACTTCATTTCTAAGAAACATATATAGATATCAAAAATCGTTAGAAAGTacacaaaatacaaaaatttaatttattcattattttaagTAGCAATATACGTCGTCACGCGATATCGTGCGTAAAAGAAAgtactaaaaataatattacaaaatttaaaataaactgTATTTTGCAATACTCGtctactaaaataaaataaataaatttattagtaaGAGTAACAGAAGACAActctttaaaaattcaaaatcagTTTTTTACTGTATCATTTGTCTAAAAAGtatatgttatttaattaattcatatcTGTCAAGTTCAACTACAAACTAATGTTGCGAATgaatataatgtattattgTTCTAATTCATTGAATGTTAATAAGGTACAAGCATCGTTAATAATTTAGAGAAAAGCTATTGCCATATGTGGGAGGATTAAATATTACGCGACAAATTAATGTTCCTTTAACGCACAAGGAAAGTATATCAAATAGCACAGAAATttagatatacatattattaacatTGTATATTGCTACTTGAAAAACGTTTACAAAATGCAGCGCTGAAAATTACGTCTTCACACTTACTTTACAGCAGTTTTATAAATAGTATAATCGTTGAGTCTCGTATTCTTTTCCGACTTTCTTACCTTAAAAAAGGTGAtagaacataataatatacacgttacaaaatcaaaatgaaaatGCTTATAAAAAAGTCTTTGCTTATTCGATTCTTAGAATTCTATCACACAATCGCGAGTTCTTCACAGACTCTACATTTCTGCGCGATAGTACGAAATTCTATACTCTTATAGAGCAAAAAATAGAAGTCTCACGAATTCTGGTCCGCAAACAATCATTTCAGCGgcgaaaattcaaattctgcttgttattcatatatatacaagCAAAGAGGTATTTTGTCATTTTACATCCACATGGCATTTCTACTAGTAATCAGCTTGCATAGATAATCGTTGATTGTTACTTGGCTTCAACGGCGTTGTACAACGACGTGCGTCTGGAAATCTTTCATAATATCTCTCCAATCTCAGGTACTTCACAGTTACTAAATGACCTAGAagagataatatttatatatgtgtataatattcatataaaataacataatatatatacacacagatatatatatatatatatatatatatatatatatatatatagagagagagagagagagagagagagagtgtgtgtgtgtcataaaaatcttaatgTCAGATGGAGAGAAAGGATCATCAGCTGATTCATTGATaccaatatatttattgtttttgtacatttttgtacAGGAACATTTTACATCATTTTGATATCTAGAATCGATCCTATAAATATTCCTCTCATATTTTGCAATACcctatatagatatattaagaaacattatattaaaaaattgtgtaaaTACTTACCATCAAACCAACATCCATGTAAAGCCCTATAAGCTTTCCCTGCATCTTCTTGTGACATACACTTCATGTATACGCAACCTTCTCGACTACCACGATCTATACGGATATGAAGAATTTTCACGCCTTCTCCGCATTTCTCTAAAATAGCATCTTGTACCTTTGTTTCCCAATCATCTTCAAATTctctaaaaaaatatatatgttttcaTACATACAAgaaatatgaagaaatattattaaaatacttacACATCAGCATCAAACATATGCCTTATTTTCAAGCAGGGTGTCGGCGAACAAGTCAAACTATTGACAGAACCTTCCATTGTTTCAAACGCTTGACCTTGCCATACTTTAGACTTTTTACTTAGAACAAAATTCTGGCTGTTTGATTTGTTAAGACTGTTGTTAGGTAACCAACGCCACACATGAAATTCTTCCCCCGAAACCTGTTGTACTTCTCTTCGAATTCTGAAATCATACGgctttatttaaaacatagaAATGCATGTtaactaatataaataataaaaataataaggagactgcagatttttatgcatttataggaaatttaatctgttcatagaaatataaatttgtatgaaTATCCGTAATATactaatcaaatttttaatgtttcattaGATTTGTACCTGGATTCATTTTCGTCCAAAAATTTAACTGCTTTTTCCCAAAGTCCAGCCATCTTTTTTCGATCTTTCGGGGGTATAAGATTATCACGTACATGATTTATGGCAAGAAAACTTTCTTGCGTAGTGCCACCAGATGATGCAACTGCCGCATTTTGATGGTGCATCTCGACCATGTTAATAATGTCACTAACAAGTTTAAACACTTCTCTCTCGGTACTTttcttataccttatatacCAAACGAATAATTTCTGCATCCCTATAGCTGCTAGAAGGCCTGAGAATATATTGcaatattattcatatatagcactgaattattataatatataataattgaattactataatatatataaagtacaatatattttcagtCTATCATTATCACACACATGCATATTAAGCTTCGCGATATAGCATGCACAATAGAATTGCAAAACCAACATTATTAGTAATaacaaagagaaaatttaCTAATGCGACGTAGTTACAGCATTAAGGTACTAAActtgtaacaaaatataatactttagaACATAACATTATCACGTTATTATAGAACCTTATAGagttatattttcaacaagtTTCTTCCCATAATAAGTCGGTCAAAAATTTACCAAGTGACACAATTAGAAGGGAGGAGAATATGGTGAAAAGCTTATTCTTGATAAGACATTGCATCGGCAACTCAGGATTTATAATCACCATTCCGACTTTCCCACTTAGACgagtagaaaataatttatcctGTAACAAAAGGGTgcctttttctttaatttatatacattagAAAACGTGTAagtaaaaagataaagaatgaTCGATAAACTTTTTTACAATACCAAAGAATCCAAAATGTCACCAGAGTTTCCACTATCGTCACTTATATCTATGAGAGAAATGCCCCATTTGGGATTCTTTATGACGAGTAATTGTGCGTTTTGCAAATCTTCTTTTACTTCTAAACTCCTCtgtatagaaaattgttttatgtatatacgctataacaaTGTAATACTTGATGTTCCATTTGAATCAATTCAACATACCactttattatttgtaaacaTTTGCATGATCTCTGAATCGGTCAAATAAGGAGTTTCACTGGAATTGTCGCATATCATGGACACAGcctttttcgttaaaatcggtTGAAGACGCTTCAACAATTGTAATACGGAATctacattttctttcattacaCAGCTAGCTCCAGGCGCTTCACGGTCATCTCCAACAAAACATAATGGTATGTTGCTAtctacaaattgaaatataagactaaaaacaaaattatcaagaattataatatatatattcaacaatattctttttattcttgtaAAAGAGATATCGTATGTATCTTGTATCTATTTCatgcatataaaaaaagaggagaattttttgaacaatttaatcaaatgataataatataaaagaaataggataaaatcattataatgggaaaggaaataaaatatcaaaattaatacattggtaatacttattattttattatacatgttAAAAAAAACAATACATATCTTAAACAGACTATTAC
It includes:
- the Man1 gene encoding LEM domain-containing inner nuclear membrane protein MAN1 gives rise to the protein MSVDALSDAELRSKLMEYGYPVGPVTQTTRKILLKKLKNLMETRGGTGSRHSLAARYSSEDTDDDTSTTTSKKKKTTVSSRRQTLANPMPPPAVTSSGVNISKNPVKDKITHPEFKDPIVPDYDSSSQFTTRTITKTMKKYMKTSKTSSVTDGLETGSDSDVVEEVTKPYSAPKSYSPPKSYSPPKSYSPPKSYSPPKYLSSSGKFNEPRTYEHNVSDQDQGLKPYDSKSRSIHTIKDNKYSEPLFDSNISPIHSINEDVCTKSDTNQRDILANYETPFLSEFTRRLSSRSTNLPSSSLSSLKSPSSRFTSNLPDLKEKDSNGHFSSLRSLYPTSSSSSRHTTSFADRSRDTVNRMFKPSSTNREDIRNNHNMVSVILVVVLALFFGILAVIYMGLGGKAETFPSLSTDSNIPLCFVGDDREAPGASCVMKENVDSVLQLLKRLQPILTKKAVSMICDNSSETPYLTDSEIMQMFTNNKVRSLEVKEDLQNAQLLVIKNPKWGISLIDISDDSGNSGDILDSLDKLFSTRLSGKVGMVIINPELPMQCLIKNKLFTIFSSLLIVSLGLLAAIGMQKLFVWYIRYKKSTEREVFKLVSDIINMVEMHHQNAAVASSGGTTQESFLAINHVRDNLIPPKDRKKMAGLWEKAVKFLDENESRIRREVQQVSGEEFHVWRWLPNNSLNKSNSQNFVLSKKSKVWQGQAFETMEGSVNSLTCSPTPCLKIRHMFDADVEFEDDWETKVQDAILEKCGEGVKILHIRIDRGSREGCVYMKCMSQEDAGKAYRALHGCWFDGHLVTVKYLRLERYYERFPDARRCTTPLKPSNNQRLSMQADY